A single genomic interval of Streptomyces graminofaciens harbors:
- a CDS encoding malonic semialdehyde reductase: MSLVLDSAAQDLLFREAHTANTFTDEPVTEEQVQAIYDLVKYGPTAFNQTPLRIILVRSAEARERLVPHMAEGNQAKTATAPLVAILSADNEFHEELPALFPAFPQAKDLFFAERPARESAAGLNAALQAAYFIIGVRAAGLAAGPMTGFDRAGVQKEFLDADHTPLMVVNIGKPGEGASYPRSPRLEFDQVITTV; the protein is encoded by the coding sequence ATGTCCCTCGTTCTTGACTCCGCCGCCCAGGACCTGCTGTTCCGCGAGGCCCACACCGCGAACACGTTCACCGACGAGCCGGTGACCGAGGAGCAGGTGCAGGCGATCTACGACCTGGTCAAGTACGGCCCCACCGCCTTCAACCAGACCCCGCTGCGCATCATCCTGGTCCGCTCCGCCGAGGCCCGTGAGCGCCTGGTGCCGCACATGGCCGAGGGCAACCAGGCCAAGACGGCCACCGCCCCGCTGGTCGCGATCCTCTCCGCGGACAACGAGTTCCACGAGGAGCTGCCGGCCCTGTTCCCCGCGTTCCCGCAGGCCAAGGACCTCTTCTTCGCCGAGCGCCCGGCCCGTGAGTCCGCCGCCGGTCTGAACGCCGCCCTGCAGGCCGCGTACTTCATCATCGGCGTCCGGGCCGCCGGCCTCGCCGCAGGCCCGATGACCGGCTTCGATCGCGCCGGTGTCCAGAAGGAGTTCCTGGACGCCGACCACACCCCGCTGATGGTCGTCAACATCGGCAAGCCGGGCGAGGGCGCCTCCTACCCGCGCTCCCCGCGCCTGGAGTTCGACCAGGTCATCACGACGGTCTGA
- a CDS encoding exodeoxyribonuclease VII small subunit, whose amino-acid sequence MTSKVSESGAVTGGGGPSEAARALGYEQARDELIEVVRRLEAGGTTLEESLALWERGEELAKVCRRWLDGARARLDAALAEEEEEGAASGDGGE is encoded by the coding sequence ATGACCAGCAAGGTGAGCGAGTCCGGCGCGGTGACCGGGGGCGGCGGGCCGTCCGAGGCGGCCCGGGCGCTCGGGTACGAGCAGGCGCGTGACGAACTGATCGAGGTCGTCCGGCGCCTGGAGGCGGGCGGTACGACCCTGGAGGAGTCCCTCGCCCTCTGGGAGCGCGGCGAGGAGCTCGCGAAGGTGTGCCGCCGCTGGCTGGACGGCGCCCGGGCCCGGCTGGACGCGGCGCTGGCGGAGGAGGAAGAGGAGGGGGCCGCCTCCGGCGACGGCGGCGAGTGA
- a CDS encoding DUF4245 domain-containing protein translates to MAGTKGKQSVRDMVLSLGLIVLAAWVIYLFIPHDETEPELKRVDYRVELLTARRAASYPVAAPEGLPNTWKATSVRFRGDESDHWHLGFHDPDGAYVAVEQSAEKPSRFIPDATQDAEKTEVTAEIGGETWTRYKGERYDALVLEQEGATTVVAGSASFAQLTKMAEALKTR, encoded by the coding sequence GTGGCAGGTACGAAAGGCAAGCAGAGCGTTCGCGACATGGTCCTCTCCCTGGGGCTCATCGTGCTGGCGGCGTGGGTCATCTATCTCTTCATCCCTCATGACGAGACCGAGCCGGAGCTCAAGCGTGTCGACTACCGAGTCGAACTGCTGACGGCGCGCCGCGCGGCCTCCTATCCGGTTGCGGCACCCGAGGGACTGCCGAACACCTGGAAGGCGACCTCCGTCCGCTTCCGGGGCGACGAGTCCGACCACTGGCACCTCGGGTTCCACGACCCCGACGGGGCGTACGTGGCGGTCGAGCAGTCCGCTGAGAAGCCGTCCCGGTTCATCCCGGACGCCACGCAGGACGCCGAGAAGACCGAGGTCACCGCGGAGATCGGCGGCGAGACCTGGACGCGCTACAAGGGCGAGCGGTACGACGCGCTGGTCCTGGAGCAGGAGGGCGCCACGACCGTGGTCGCCGGCTCGGCGTCGTTCGCGCAGCTGACGAAGATGGCCGAGGCGCTGAAGACGCGGTGA
- a CDS encoding class II fumarate hydratase, whose translation MSEYRVEHDSMGEVRVPADAKWRAQTQRAVENFPVSGHRIERAHIEALARIKGAAAKVNAELGVLDKDVAEAIQEAAREVAEGRWDEHFPVDVFQTGSGTSSNMNTNEVLATLASERLGRDVHPNDHVNASQSSNDVFPSSIHIAATAAVTHELIPALDHLAAALARKAHEFEDVVKSGRTHLMDATPVTLGQEFGGYAAQVRYGVERLRASLPRLAELPLGGTAVGTGINTPPGFSAAVIAEVARATGLPLTEARDHFEAQGARDGIVETSGQLRTVAVGLTKIANDLRWMASGPRTGLAEISLPDLQPGSSIMPGKVNPVIPEAVLMVAAQVIGNDVTVTTAGASGNFELNVMLPVIGKNVLESIRLLANVSRLLADRTVDGIVAHRERAREYAESSPSVVTPLNKYIGYEEAAKVAKKALAERKTIRQVVLEGGYVERGDLTVEQLDEALDVLRMTRP comes from the coding sequence ATGAGCGAGTACCGCGTCGAACACGACTCCATGGGTGAGGTCCGAGTCCCGGCGGACGCCAAGTGGCGGGCCCAGACCCAGCGTGCGGTCGAGAACTTCCCCGTTTCCGGCCACCGGATCGAACGGGCGCACATCGAGGCGCTGGCCCGGATCAAGGGGGCCGCCGCCAAGGTGAACGCCGAGTTGGGGGTGCTCGACAAGGACGTCGCCGAGGCCATTCAGGAGGCTGCGCGGGAAGTCGCCGAGGGGCGGTGGGACGAGCACTTCCCGGTCGACGTGTTCCAGACCGGGTCCGGGACCTCGTCGAACATGAACACCAACGAGGTGCTCGCCACCCTCGCGAGCGAGCGGCTCGGGCGGGATGTGCATCCGAACGACCACGTCAACGCCTCGCAGTCGTCGAACGACGTCTTCCCCTCGTCGATCCATATCGCCGCCACCGCCGCCGTGACCCACGAGCTGATTCCCGCCCTGGACCACCTCGCGGCCGCGCTCGCGCGCAAGGCGCATGAGTTCGAGGACGTGGTGAAGTCCGGGCGTACGCATCTGATGGACGCCACGCCCGTCACGCTCGGGCAGGAGTTCGGGGGGTACGCCGCCCAGGTGCGGTACGGCGTGGAGAGGCTCCGGGCCTCACTGCCCCGGCTGGCCGAACTCCCCCTGGGCGGTACGGCCGTGGGGACCGGGATCAACACCCCGCCCGGGTTCTCCGCCGCCGTCATCGCCGAGGTCGCGCGGGCCACCGGGCTGCCGCTCACCGAGGCGCGCGACCACTTCGAGGCGCAGGGCGCGCGGGACGGGATCGTCGAGACAAGCGGGCAGCTCAGGACCGTCGCCGTCGGTCTGACGAAGATCGCCAACGATCTGCGGTGGATGGCCTCCGGACCGCGCACCGGGCTCGCCGAGATCTCCCTGCCGGACCTCCAGCCAGGGTCGTCGATCATGCCCGGCAAGGTCAACCCCGTCATCCCCGAGGCGGTTCTCATGGTGGCCGCGCAGGTCATCGGGAACGACGTCACCGTGACCACCGCGGGCGCTTCCGGGAACTTCGAGCTCAATGTGATGCTGCCGGTCATCGGCAAGAACGTCCTGGAGTCGATCCGGCTGCTCGCCAATGTCTCGCGGCTGCTCGCCGACCGGACCGTCGACGGGATCGTCGCGCACCGGGAACGGGCGCGTGAGTACGCCGAGTCGTCGCCGTCCGTGGTCACGCCGCTCAACAAGTACATCGGCTACGAGGAGGCCGCGAAGGTCGCCAAGAAGGCGCTGGCCGAGCGGAAGACCATCCGCCAAGTCGTGCTGGAGGGCGGGTACGTGGAGCGGGGTGACCTGACGGTGGAACAGCTCGATGAGGCACTCGATGTCCTGCGGATGACGCGGCCGTGA
- the fomD gene encoding cytidylyl-2-hydroxypropylphosphonate hydrolase, producing MADDGAVRRVEAGRSAQFWTPGSQILWRYRENSGEHVHIARPVTVVRDDEELLAVWLAPGTECVKPVLADGTSPHSEPLATRYTKPRSVRRDRWFGTGVLKLARPGEPWSVWLFWEPGWQFKNWYVNLESPLARWDGGVDSEDHFLDICVYPDRSWDWRDEDEFAQAQQDGLMDGQVAEAVREAGRSAVEVIRAWGPPFSDGWQHWRPDPAWSVPSLPDDWDRTPAHLSS from the coding sequence ATGGCAGACGACGGAGCGGTGAGACGAGTGGAAGCGGGCCGGTCGGCGCAGTTCTGGACCCCCGGGAGTCAGATCCTGTGGCGGTACCGTGAGAATTCCGGCGAGCACGTCCACATCGCGCGTCCCGTCACCGTCGTACGGGACGACGAGGAACTGCTGGCCGTGTGGCTGGCGCCCGGCACCGAGTGCGTCAAACCCGTGCTGGCGGACGGCACGTCGCCGCACTCCGAGCCGCTGGCCACGCGCTACACCAAGCCCAGGTCCGTACGGCGCGACCGGTGGTTCGGGACCGGTGTGCTGAAGCTGGCCCGGCCGGGTGAGCCGTGGTCGGTGTGGCTGTTCTGGGAGCCGGGCTGGCAGTTCAAGAACTGGTACGTCAACCTGGAGTCGCCGCTGGCCCGTTGGGACGGCGGTGTGGACTCCGAGGACCACTTCCTGGACATCTGTGTCTACCCCGACCGCAGCTGGGACTGGCGCGACGAGGACGAGTTCGCGCAGGCCCAGCAGGACGGGCTGATGGACGGTCAAGTGGCCGAGGCGGTAAGGGAAGCGGGGCGATCAGCGGTGGAGGTGATCCGGGCCTGGGGCCCGCCGTTCTCGGACGGCTGGCAGCACTGGCGGCCGGATCCGGCCTGGTCCGTGCCGTCCTTGCCGGACGACTGGGACCGTACCCCCGCGCACTTGTCCTCGTGA
- the glpX gene encoding class II fructose-bisphosphatase, translated as MTENHHLPSELEVPSEAPDRNLALELVRVTEAAAMAAGRWVGRGDKNGADGAAVRAMRTLVSTVSMNGVVVIGEGEKDEAPMLFNGERVGDGTGPECDIAVDPIDGTTLTAKGMTNAIAVLAAADRGTMFDPSAVFYMDKLVTGPEAADFVDIDAPVSVNIRRVAKAKRSTPEDVTVVILDRPRHEGIIKEIRETGARIKLISDGDVAGSILALREGTGVDMLLGIGGTPEGIISACAVKCLGGTIQGKLWPKDDEERQRAVDAGHDLDRVLTTDDLVSGENVFFVATGITDGELLRGVRYRSETATTDSIVMRSKSGTVRRIDSVHRLSKLRAYSSIDFEKAK; from the coding sequence ATGACCGAGAATCATCATTTGCCGTCCGAACTCGAGGTTCCTTCCGAGGCCCCCGACCGCAACCTCGCCCTGGAACTGGTCCGCGTCACCGAGGCCGCCGCGATGGCCGCGGGCCGCTGGGTCGGCCGCGGGGACAAGAACGGTGCCGACGGCGCCGCCGTACGCGCCATGCGCACCCTCGTCTCCACCGTCTCGATGAACGGCGTCGTCGTCATCGGTGAGGGCGAGAAGGACGAGGCCCCGATGCTCTTCAACGGCGAGCGCGTCGGTGACGGGACCGGCCCGGAGTGCGACATCGCCGTGGACCCGATCGACGGAACGACGCTGACGGCGAAGGGCATGACGAACGCGATCGCCGTTCTCGCGGCCGCCGACCGGGGCACGATGTTCGACCCGTCGGCGGTTTTCTATATGGACAAGCTGGTCACCGGCCCGGAGGCCGCCGACTTCGTCGACATCGACGCGCCGGTGTCCGTGAACATCAGGCGGGTCGCCAAGGCCAAGCGGTCCACGCCCGAGGACGTCACGGTCGTCATCCTCGACCGGCCGCGCCACGAAGGCATCATCAAGGAGATCCGGGAGACCGGCGCGCGCATCAAGCTGATCTCCGACGGCGATGTCGCGGGCTCGATCCTGGCGCTGCGCGAGGGCACGGGTGTCGACATGCTCCTCGGCATCGGCGGTACGCCCGAGGGCATCATCTCGGCCTGTGCGGTGAAGTGCCTCGGCGGCACGATCCAGGGCAAGTTGTGGCCGAAGGACGACGAGGAGCGGCAGCGGGCGGTCGACGCGGGGCACGATCTCGACCGTGTGCTGACGACCGACGACCTGGTGTCCGGGGAGAACGTGTTCTTCGTCGCCACGGGGATCACCGACGGTGAGTTGCTTCGTGGGGTGCGGTACCGGTCGGAGACCGCGACCACGGACTCGATCGTGATGCGATCGAAGTCGGGGACGGTCCGGCGGATCGACTCGGTGCATCGACTGAGCAAGCTCCGTGCTTACAGCTCCATCGATTTCGAGAAAGCCAAGTAA
- a CDS encoding fumarate hydratase, with protein sequence MPEFEYTDLLPMGEDTTPYRLVTSEGVSTFEADGRTFLKVEPEALRKLAAEAIHDIQHYLRPAHLAQLRRIIDDPEASSNDKFVALDLLKNANIAAAGVLPMCQDTGTAIVMGKRGQNVLTEGGDEKALSKGIYDAYTKLNLRYSQMAPLTMWEEKNTGSNLPAQIELYATDGGAYKFLFMAKGGGSANKSFLYQETKAVLNEASMMKFLEAKIRSLGTAACPPYHLAIVVGGTSAEYALKTAKYASAHYLDEIPAEGSPLGHGFRDKELEEKVFELTQKIGIGAQFGGKYFCHDVRVVRLPRHGASCPVAIAVSCSADRQAVAKITAEGVFLEQLETDPARFLPETTDEHLDESSDVVRIDLNQPMDDILAELTKYPVKTRLSLSGPLVVARDIAHAKIKERLDAGEEMPQYLKDHPVYYAGPAKTPEGYASGSFGPTTAGRMDSYVEQFQAAGGSKVMLAKGNRSQQVTDACGAHGGFYLGSIGGPAARLAQDCIKKVEVVEYEELGMEAVWKIEVEDFPAFVVVDDKGNDFFKDPAPAPTFTSIPVRGPGLV encoded by the coding sequence ATGCCTGAGTTCGAGTACACCGATCTGCTCCCCATGGGAGAGGACACCACCCCGTACCGGCTGGTGACCTCCGAGGGTGTCTCCACCTTCGAGGCCGACGGGCGGACGTTCCTCAAGGTGGAGCCCGAGGCACTGCGCAAGCTCGCCGCCGAGGCCATCCACGACATCCAGCACTATCTGCGCCCGGCCCACCTGGCTCAGCTGCGCCGGATCATCGACGACCCCGAGGCGTCGAGCAACGACAAGTTCGTGGCGCTCGACCTGCTGAAGAACGCGAACATCGCGGCGGCGGGCGTGCTGCCGATGTGCCAGGACACCGGTACGGCGATCGTGATGGGCAAGCGCGGGCAGAACGTCCTCACCGAAGGCGGGGACGAGAAGGCCCTCTCGAAGGGCATCTACGACGCGTACACCAAGCTGAACCTGCGCTACTCGCAGATGGCTCCGCTCACCATGTGGGAGGAGAAGAACACCGGCTCGAACCTCCCGGCGCAGATCGAGCTGTACGCGACGGACGGTGGCGCGTACAAGTTCCTGTTCATGGCCAAGGGTGGCGGGTCGGCGAACAAGTCGTTCCTGTACCAGGAGACGAAGGCCGTCCTGAACGAGGCCTCCATGATGAAGTTCCTGGAGGCGAAGATCCGTTCGCTGGGTACGGCCGCCTGTCCGCCGTACCACCTCGCGATCGTGGTCGGCGGCACGAGCGCCGAGTACGCCCTGAAGACCGCGAAGTACGCCTCCGCGCACTACCTGGACGAGATCCCGGCGGAGGGTTCGCCGCTCGGGCACGGGTTCCGGGACAAGGAGCTGGAGGAGAAGGTCTTCGAGCTGACGCAGAAGATCGGGATCGGGGCGCAGTTCGGCGGCAAGTACTTCTGCCATGACGTGCGGGTGGTGCGACTGCCTCGGCACGGCGCCTCGTGTCCTGTCGCCATCGCCGTGTCCTGCTCCGCCGACCGGCAGGCCGTCGCGAAGATCACCGCCGAGGGTGTGTTCCTGGAGCAGCTGGAGACGGACCCGGCGCGGTTCCTGCCGGAGACGACGGACGAGCACCTGGACGAGTCGTCGGACGTGGTCCGGATCGACCTCAACCAGCCGATGGACGACATCCTCGCCGAGCTGACCAAGTACCCGGTGAAGACGCGGCTTTCGCTCTCCGGTCCGCTGGTCGTGGCCCGTGACATCGCGCACGCCAAGATCAAGGAGCGGCTGGACGCGGGTGAGGAGATGCCGCAGTACCTGAAGGACCACCCGGTGTACTACGCGGGGCCGGCGAAGACGCCCGAGGGGTACGCGTCGGGGTCCTTCGGTCCCACGACCGCCGGGCGCATGGACTCCTACGTGGAGCAGTTCCAGGCGGCGGGCGGGTCCAAGGTGATGCTGGCGAAGGGGAACCGGTCGCAGCAGGTCACGGACGCGTGCGGGGCGCACGGTGGGTTCTACCTGGGGTCCATCGGTGGGCCTGCGGCCCGGCTCGCCCAGGACTGCATCAAGAAGGTCGAGGTCGTCGAGTACGAGGAGCTCGGCATGGAGGCCGTCTGGAAGATCGAGGTCGAGGACTTCCCGGCGTTCGTCGTCGTCGACGACAAGGGCAACGACTTCTTCAAGGACCCGGCGCCGGCGCCTACGTTCACGTCGATTCCGGTGCGGGGGCCGGGGCTGGTGTAG
- a CDS encoding DUF1707 SHOCT-like domain-containing protein, which translates to MDLQKSPAQASPRPVASTELRASDADRDRIADLLRDALAEGRLTPEEHAERVEGVLAAKTVGELDVFVRDLPAAHGDTRRATTAYASVPSSAVPNRPSPGAIPVDPDDRLVAVFSASVRKGRWRTGRRIHAFAIFGSVEIDLSEALFEHRQVMIRAYAVFGSVEIRVPENVSLRGSGGGVLGDFAVDMLDSTEPDAPVVYVDGLAVLGSIEARPKRGKVIADLFDRVTDRVARKVDDSLRKHLER; encoded by the coding sequence GTGGACCTTCAGAAGAGCCCTGCCCAGGCATCGCCACGACCGGTGGCATCGACCGAGCTGCGCGCCTCCGACGCCGACCGCGACCGGATCGCCGACCTCCTGCGCGACGCCCTCGCCGAGGGCCGCCTCACTCCGGAGGAGCACGCCGAGCGGGTCGAGGGGGTGCTGGCCGCCAAGACCGTGGGCGAACTGGACGTGTTCGTGCGGGATCTGCCGGCCGCCCACGGCGACACCCGCCGAGCGACGACGGCGTACGCCTCCGTTCCCTCCTCCGCCGTGCCCAACCGCCCGAGCCCCGGCGCCATCCCCGTCGACCCGGACGACCGCCTGGTGGCCGTCTTCAGCGCCTCGGTGCGCAAGGGGCGTTGGCGGACGGGCCGCCGTATCCACGCGTTCGCGATATTCGGCAGCGTCGAGATAGACCTCAGCGAGGCCCTGTTCGAGCACCGCCAGGTGATGATCCGCGCGTACGCGGTCTTCGGCAGCGTGGAGATCCGCGTCCCGGAGAACGTCTCGCTGCGCGGCAGCGGCGGCGGAGTCCTCGGCGACTTCGCGGTCGACATGCTCGACTCGACCGAGCCCGATGCGCCCGTGGTCTATGTCGACGGACTGGCCGTGCTCGGCAGCATCGAGGCGCGGCCCAAGCGGGGCAAGGTGATCGCCGATCTCTTCGACCGTGTCACCGACCGGGTGGCACGCAAGGTCGACGACAGTTTGCGCAAACACCTGGAGCGTTGA
- the xseA gene encoding exodeoxyribonuclease VII large subunit, producing the protein MALNTSADAPLPVGEVSRLIGGWIDRLGAVWVEGQITQLSRRPGAGVVFLTLRDPSHDISLSVTCYRQVFDAVADVVSEGARVVVHAKPEWYAPRGQLSLRAAEIRPVGVGELLARLEQLKKSLAAEGLFAAERKKSLPFLPQLIGLVCGRASAAERDVLENARHRWPAVRFEVRNVPVQGVHAVAQVVQAVKELDALDAVDVIIVARGGGSVEDLLPFSDEQLVRTVAACRTPVVSAIGHEPDTPLLDYVADLRASTPTDAAKKVVPDVGEEYERVRWLRDRARRCVEALVEREERGLAHALARPVIQDPHRVIDERADHVASLLDRGRRCLGHLLDRADSELSHTHARVVALSPAATLKRGYAVLQKADGHVVRAPGEVSAEEPLRARVAEGEFAVRVDGTATTEGASGIDGTVRGDA; encoded by the coding sequence ATGGCTCTCAACACGTCCGCTGACGCCCCGCTGCCCGTCGGTGAGGTGTCGCGGCTCATCGGGGGATGGATCGACCGGCTCGGCGCGGTGTGGGTCGAGGGGCAGATCACCCAGTTGTCGCGGCGCCCGGGCGCGGGGGTCGTGTTCCTGACGTTGCGCGACCCGTCGCACGACATCTCGCTGAGCGTCACCTGCTACCGACAGGTGTTCGACGCGGTGGCCGACGTGGTGAGCGAGGGCGCCCGTGTCGTCGTCCACGCGAAGCCGGAGTGGTACGCGCCCAGGGGGCAGTTGTCGCTGCGGGCGGCGGAGATAAGGCCCGTCGGGGTCGGGGAACTGCTCGCGCGGCTGGAGCAGTTGAAGAAGTCGCTGGCGGCGGAGGGGTTGTTCGCGGCCGAGCGGAAGAAGTCGCTGCCCTTTCTGCCGCAGCTCATCGGACTTGTGTGCGGCCGGGCCTCGGCGGCCGAGCGGGACGTGCTGGAGAACGCCCGGCACCGCTGGCCTGCCGTCCGCTTCGAGGTGCGCAACGTTCCCGTACAGGGCGTGCACGCGGTGGCGCAGGTCGTGCAGGCGGTGAAGGAGCTGGACGCGCTCGACGCCGTGGACGTGATCATCGTGGCGCGCGGCGGCGGCAGCGTGGAGGACCTGTTGCCGTTCTCCGACGAGCAGCTCGTACGGACGGTGGCGGCCTGTCGTACGCCGGTCGTGTCGGCCATCGGGCACGAGCCGGACACCCCGCTGCTGGACTATGTGGCGGACCTGCGCGCGTCCACGCCCACCGACGCGGCCAAGAAGGTCGTGCCGGACGTGGGCGAGGAGTACGAGCGGGTGCGCTGGCTGCGGGACCGGGCGCGGCGGTGCGTCGAGGCGCTCGTGGAGCGCGAGGAGCGGGGGCTGGCCCATGCGCTGGCCCGCCCGGTGATACAGGATCCGCACCGCGTGATCGACGAGCGCGCCGACCACGTGGCCTCGCTCCTCGACCGCGGGCGCCGCTGTCTCGGTCATCTGCTGGACCGCGCCGACTCGGAGCTGTCGCACACCCACGCGCGCGTGGTGGCCCTCTCCCCCGCCGCGACCCTCAAGCGGGGGTACGCGGTGCTGCAGAAGGCCGACGGGCATGTGGTCCGCGCCCCTGGGGAGGTCTCGGCGGAGGAGCCGTTGCGGGCCCGGGTGGCCGAGGGCGAGTTCGCCGTCCGGGTCGACGGGACGGCGACGACCGAGGGGGCTTCCGGGATCGACGGGACTGTCAGAGGGGACGCATAG
- a CDS encoding WhiB family transcriptional regulator translates to MLHPPHSSLQVAAVPPQVVPVRDRDQDAPWHTEAVCRRDEAGLFFAPSKEPTAARLSREEAAKRVCARCPVMVECREHALLQPEPYGVWGGLTAAERRVVLARRRRRDMELKKAARATGSIAAAG, encoded by the coding sequence GTGCTGCATCCGCCGCATTCGTCCCTGCAGGTCGCTGCCGTACCGCCTCAGGTGGTACCAGTACGCGACAGGGATCAGGACGCCCCGTGGCATACGGAGGCCGTGTGCCGGCGTGACGAGGCAGGCCTCTTCTTCGCCCCCTCCAAGGAGCCCACCGCGGCCCGGCTCTCCCGCGAGGAGGCCGCCAAGCGCGTGTGCGCCCGCTGTCCCGTCATGGTCGAGTGCCGCGAACACGCACTCCTGCAACCCGAGCCGTACGGCGTCTGGGGCGGCCTGACCGCAGCGGAACGCCGAGTGGTGCTGGCCCGCAGGCGCCGCCGCGACATGGAACTGAAGAAGGCCGCGAGGGCGACGGGTTCGATAGCGGCGGCGGGCTAG